The following are from one region of the Streptomyces decoyicus genome:
- a CDS encoding class I SAM-dependent methyltransferase — protein sequence MMSTRSEQIAAHRPRYQDELAHGLERFFEPRRTTCPWCTSSRLRGRLRTTDHPQHKPGTFALDQCRSCGHVFQNPRLSADGLDFYYRDCYDGLGEATMARLACSPLATRLYRARARAMLPFNRPLRWLDVGTGHGHFCAEARRIHPDTEFHGLDWGEGVEIAARNDRIARAYRGSFVGLAGQLACQYDVVSMHHYLEHTLAPRQELAAAHTALRPGGHLLVEVPDPESASARLLGQWWGPWLQPQHLHFIPLDNLCSALAEQGFSVVATDRREPHVPTDLTSAAVNMLKSVLPGEDLPWLPERPGPLSRWARRLSLLAVAPVLLVLVALDLLLAPLTRRTRLSNAYRVVARRD from the coding sequence ATGATGAGTACGCGAAGCGAGCAGATCGCCGCCCACCGGCCCCGTTACCAAGACGAGCTGGCACACGGGCTGGAGCGGTTCTTCGAACCACGGCGCACCACATGCCCCTGGTGCACCTCCTCCCGTCTGCGCGGGCGCCTGCGCACCACCGACCATCCGCAGCACAAGCCCGGGACATTCGCACTCGACCAGTGCCGCAGCTGTGGTCACGTGTTCCAGAACCCCCGGCTGAGCGCGGACGGGCTGGATTTCTACTACCGCGACTGTTACGACGGCCTGGGCGAGGCGACGATGGCCCGGCTGGCCTGCTCACCGCTCGCCACCAGGCTCTACCGGGCCCGCGCCCGTGCCATGCTCCCGTTCAACCGTCCCTTACGCTGGCTGGACGTGGGCACCGGTCACGGCCACTTCTGCGCCGAAGCCCGGAGAATCCACCCGGACACCGAATTCCACGGGCTCGACTGGGGCGAAGGCGTCGAGATCGCCGCACGCAACGACCGTATCGCGCGGGCCTACCGGGGTTCCTTCGTCGGGCTGGCCGGCCAGTTGGCCTGCCAGTACGACGTGGTGAGCATGCACCACTACCTGGAACACACCCTGGCGCCGCGGCAGGAACTGGCCGCCGCCCACACCGCGCTCCGGCCCGGCGGCCACCTCCTGGTGGAGGTCCCCGACCCCGAGTCCGCCTCCGCCCGTTTGCTCGGCCAGTGGTGGGGCCCATGGCTCCAGCCGCAGCACCTGCACTTCATCCCGTTGGACAACCTCTGTAGTGCACTGGCCGAGCAGGGTTTCAGCGTCGTGGCCACCGACCGGCGGGAGCCCCATGTGCCCACCGATCTGACGTCCGCGGCGGTGAACATGCTCAAATCCGTCCTGCCCGGCGAAGATCTGCCCTGGCTGCCCGAGCGGCCCGGCCCGCTCAGCCGGTGGGCCCGCAGGCTGTCCCTGCTGGCCGTCGCCCCCGTGCTCCTCGTCCTCGTCGCGCTCGACCTGCTGCTGGCACCCCTCACACGCCGCACGCGGCTGTCCAACGCCTACCGGGTGGTCGCACGCCGCGACTGA
- a CDS encoding acyltransferase family protein, with product MPSLTGLRFAAAAGVLYTHSALMINPHLAQSLGPEVWVGASSVSLFFILSGYVLTHSARPTDTARAFWRRRAAKILPNHVLTWCVVVAALACAGAATATRGSGWPANLSSLFLVNTWVPSQRFISAGNPVSWSLAAEMFFYLLFPVLLPWVDRLSRRGLLIGAGTAVAVVWTCPVLYEFLFNPGGPPFPGYWSLYMLPITRLPEFLLGMLVARISSAGFRIPRVGVLPAALGVISTIVVNSTLLPHSFLYAASTVVPLATLVYATAELDLRGRKSLLRTPALVFLGEISYAMYLVHLLVLGLMYLSLTGHGWSNLSVVLTGLPVVLLTSWLLYAGVERPCVRRFSTPRARGRARAAATP from the coding sequence TTGCCTTCTCTGACCGGTCTGCGTTTCGCCGCTGCGGCCGGAGTCCTCTACACCCACAGCGCGCTGATGATCAACCCTCACCTCGCCCAGAGCCTCGGGCCCGAGGTGTGGGTGGGAGCGAGTTCGGTTTCGCTCTTCTTCATTCTGAGCGGCTATGTGCTGACCCATTCCGCCCGTCCGACCGACACCGCACGTGCCTTCTGGCGACGGCGTGCCGCCAAGATCCTGCCGAATCACGTACTGACCTGGTGTGTGGTCGTTGCCGCGCTCGCCTGTGCCGGCGCGGCGACCGCCACGCGGGGTTCCGGATGGCCGGCGAACCTCTCCAGCCTGTTCCTGGTGAATACATGGGTTCCCAGCCAGCGCTTCATCTCCGCAGGCAACCCTGTTTCCTGGTCACTGGCCGCCGAAATGTTCTTCTATCTCCTCTTCCCCGTACTCCTGCCGTGGGTCGACCGGCTGTCGCGTCGTGGGCTTCTGATCGGTGCGGGCACCGCCGTCGCCGTCGTCTGGACATGCCCGGTGCTCTATGAGTTCCTCTTCAACCCCGGCGGGCCGCCGTTCCCCGGATACTGGTCCCTGTACATGCTGCCGATCACGCGGCTGCCCGAGTTTCTCCTCGGCATGTTGGTGGCCCGTATTTCCTCGGCGGGATTCCGGATTCCGCGTGTGGGTGTTCTCCCGGCCGCGCTGGGTGTCATCAGCACGATCGTGGTGAACAGCACCTTGTTGCCGCACAGTTTCCTCTACGCGGCCTCGACCGTGGTCCCGCTCGCCACGCTGGTTTACGCCACCGCCGAACTCGACCTGCGCGGCAGAAAGTCGCTGCTGCGCACCCCTGCCCTGGTGTTCCTCGGTGAGATCTCCTACGCCATGTATCTCGTCCATTTGCTGGTGCTGGGCTTGATGTACCTGTCTCTGACGGGTCATGGCTGGAGCAACCTCTCCGTGGTTCTGACCGGTCTTCCCGTCGTACTGCTGACCTCGTGGCTGCTGTACGCAGGAGTGGAGCGGCCGTGTGTGCGCCGCTTCTCCACCCCTCGTGCTCGTGGTCGCGCGCGTGCGGCCGCAACCCCGTGA